The proteins below are encoded in one region of Thermoleophilum album:
- a CDS encoding heavy metal translocating P-type ATPase has translation MEPKEHATAVLDVRPMLRGSEKVTVEAVLGRVDGVETVEANPVAQTASVTYDPHRVSLADLRRVVEECGYHCAGQSVPSHICDPEAEPDPIQGDGAVVTTPTEERAKPEAHAGHRGHGEAATLRSPDEVMGHGGHGAMSMEEMVADMRNRFLVAALLAIPIVVWSPIGHDVFGIDIGVPFGLREDVWALLLSLPVIFYSCSIFFSGAVRALKARTLDMMVLVAVAVGAGWLYSLVVTLTGGGEVFYEAAVVLAAFVLLGHWFEMRARGGANDAVRTLLDLAPPKALVIRDGATVEVPTSEVVAGDLLLVRPGSKIAVDGVVEDGESEVDESMVTGESLPVHKAPGDEVIGGTINENGTLQVRATKIGADTALAQIVKLVQEAQNSKAPGQKLADRAAFWLVFVALLGGAATFAAWMLFSDRPAADAVLFAITVVVITCPDALGLATPTAIMIGTGLGAKRGILFKNAIALETSAHIDTVVMDKTGTLTKGEPEVTDIVADGLDERELLRLVAAVERLSEHPLADAIVRRSDEAGVPEVPASDFQNVPGHGAIATVDGHRVAVGNRRLMTDQGVDLGELGARRDEFAAGGRTAVMVAVDGRAAGVIALADAARPTSVQAVAALHDAGVEVVMLSGDNQATAERIASQLGIDTVIAEVLPGDKAAKIAELQQAGRKVAMVGDGVNDAPALAQADLGIAIGAGTDVAIETADVVLMRSDPLDVATAMAIGRGTLRKERQNLAWAVGYNTIALPIAAGVFEPSLGLVLRPEIAALSMSGSSLIVAVNALLLKRLRVPSPQPGDEEPPAAEPPRPVREQVEPAT, from the coding sequence ATGGAGCCGAAGGAACACGCAACCGCGGTGCTCGATGTCCGCCCGATGCTGCGGGGATCCGAGAAGGTCACCGTCGAGGCGGTCTTGGGGCGCGTGGACGGCGTGGAAACGGTCGAGGCAAATCCGGTGGCCCAGACGGCCAGCGTGACCTACGATCCACACCGCGTTTCGCTCGCGGACCTGCGCCGGGTCGTCGAGGAGTGTGGCTATCACTGCGCGGGCCAGTCGGTGCCGTCGCACATCTGTGATCCCGAGGCGGAACCCGACCCGATCCAGGGGGACGGAGCGGTGGTGACGACGCCCACTGAGGAGCGGGCCAAGCCCGAGGCGCACGCCGGCCATCGTGGCCACGGCGAGGCGGCGACACTGCGCTCGCCGGACGAGGTGATGGGTCACGGCGGTCATGGCGCGATGTCGATGGAGGAGATGGTCGCCGACATGCGCAACCGCTTCCTCGTCGCGGCGCTGCTGGCAATCCCGATCGTGGTCTGGTCGCCGATCGGGCATGACGTCTTCGGCATCGATATCGGCGTGCCCTTCGGGCTGCGTGAAGACGTCTGGGCGCTGCTGCTGAGTCTCCCGGTGATCTTCTACTCGTGCTCGATCTTCTTCTCGGGCGCTGTGCGTGCGCTCAAGGCGCGCACGCTCGACATGATGGTCCTGGTCGCGGTGGCGGTCGGCGCCGGGTGGCTGTACTCGCTCGTTGTCACGCTGACCGGCGGCGGCGAGGTGTTCTACGAGGCGGCGGTCGTACTCGCCGCGTTCGTCCTGCTGGGCCATTGGTTCGAGATGCGCGCCCGCGGCGGAGCCAACGACGCGGTGCGGACATTGCTCGACCTCGCTCCGCCGAAGGCGCTGGTGATCCGCGACGGCGCGACCGTCGAGGTGCCGACGTCCGAGGTCGTCGCCGGCGACCTGCTGCTCGTCCGGCCTGGGTCGAAGATCGCCGTGGATGGCGTAGTCGAGGACGGCGAGAGCGAAGTCGACGAGTCGATGGTGACCGGCGAGAGCCTGCCGGTCCACAAGGCGCCGGGCGACGAGGTCATCGGAGGGACGATCAACGAGAACGGGACGTTGCAGGTCCGTGCGACGAAGATCGGCGCGGACACCGCGCTGGCGCAGATCGTCAAGCTCGTCCAGGAGGCCCAGAACTCCAAGGCGCCGGGACAGAAGCTGGCGGATCGGGCGGCGTTCTGGCTCGTCTTCGTCGCGCTCCTTGGCGGGGCGGCCACGTTCGCCGCCTGGATGCTTTTCAGCGACCGCCCGGCGGCCGACGCCGTGCTGTTCGCGATCACCGTCGTCGTGATCACCTGCCCTGACGCGCTTGGGCTGGCGACGCCGACGGCGATCATGATCGGCACCGGCCTCGGCGCCAAGCGCGGGATACTGTTCAAGAACGCGATCGCGCTCGAGACGTCCGCGCACATCGACACGGTGGTGATGGACAAGACCGGGACGCTGACCAAGGGCGAGCCGGAGGTCACCGACATCGTCGCCGACGGCTTGGACGAGCGTGAGCTGCTGCGATTGGTGGCCGCCGTGGAGCGCTTGTCCGAGCATCCGCTGGCTGACGCGATCGTGCGCCGATCCGACGAGGCCGGTGTGCCCGAGGTCCCGGCGTCGGACTTCCAGAACGTCCCCGGGCACGGCGCGATCGCGACCGTCGACGGACACCGCGTCGCGGTCGGCAACCGGCGGTTGATGACCGACCAAGGCGTCGATCTCGGCGAGCTCGGGGCGCGGCGTGATGAGTTCGCGGCCGGAGGCCGGACGGCGGTGATGGTCGCCGTCGACGGGCGAGCGGCGGGCGTCATCGCGCTAGCCGACGCCGCGCGGCCGACCTCGGTGCAGGCAGTAGCCGCGCTGCACGATGCCGGCGTGGAGGTCGTCATGCTCAGCGGCGACAACCAGGCGACGGCGGAGCGGATCGCCAGCCAGCTGGGGATCGACACGGTCATCGCGGAGGTTCTGCCCGGCGACAAGGCCGCCAAGATCGCCGAGCTCCAGCAGGCGGGACGCAAGGTGGCGATGGTCGGCGACGGCGTCAACGACGCCCCGGCGCTCGCCCAGGCAGATCTGGGCATCGCGATCGGTGCCGGGACGGACGTCGCGATCGAGACGGCCGATGTCGTGCTCATGCGCTCCGATCCGCTGGACGTCGCCACGGCGATGGCGATCGGCCGGGGGACGCTGCGCAAGGAGCGGCAGAACCTCGCGTGGGCGGTCGGCTACAACACGATCGCGCTGCCGATCGCGGCCGGCGTCTTCGAGCCTTCACTCGGACTCGTGCTGCGGCCGGAGATCGCGGCGCTCTCGATGTCGGGCTCGAGCCTGATCGTCGCCGTCAACGCCCTCCTGCTCAAGCGCCTACGCGTCCCGTCGCCCCAGCCCGGAGACGAGGAACCGCCTGCCGCCGAGCCGCCACGTCCCGTGCGCGAGCAGGTCGAGCCGGCCACATGA
- a CDS encoding TIGR00730 family Rossman fold protein: MSELERGFAALAGVERGVSIFGSARTPADHPTYVLARETAACLGRAGFAVITGGGPGIMEAANRGARDTGALSIGLNIDLPYEQRLNDYVDLGLNFRYFFVRKLLFVRYAQAFVIFPGGFGTLDEMFEALTLMQTGRIRHFPLILVGSGRWAALLDWIRGDLVTNGLIGALDPDLIQVTEDPREVCSIVEAACRRQQQRYGGNGIADEL, from the coding sequence GTGTCCGAGCTCGAGCGCGGCTTCGCGGCGTTGGCGGGTGTCGAGCGCGGGGTGTCGATCTTCGGGTCCGCGCGGACGCCGGCCGACCACCCCACCTACGTGCTCGCTCGCGAGACCGCGGCGTGCCTGGGGCGTGCCGGCTTCGCCGTCATCACGGGCGGTGGCCCGGGGATCATGGAAGCCGCGAACCGCGGCGCCCGGGATACCGGCGCGCTTTCCATCGGGCTGAACATCGACTTGCCGTACGAGCAACGCCTGAACGACTACGTCGATCTCGGACTCAACTTCCGCTATTTCTTCGTCCGCAAGCTGCTGTTCGTCCGCTATGCGCAGGCATTCGTCATCTTCCCCGGCGGCTTCGGGACGCTCGACGAGATGTTCGAGGCCCTCACGCTCATGCAGACGGGACGGATCCGCCACTTCCCCTTGATCCTGGTGGGTTCCGGTCGCTGGGCCGCCTTGCTCGACTGGATCCGGGGCGATCTCGTGACCAACGGCCTGATCGGCGCGCTCGACCCCGACCTCATCCAGGTCACCGAGGACCCGCGCGAGGTGTGCTCGATCGTCGAGGCGGCATGCCGCCGTCAGCAGCAGCGCTATGGCGGGAACGGGATTGCCGACGAACTCTGA
- a CDS encoding glycoside hydrolase family 65 protein — protein sequence MRPQLEPWVHRETGWPPDDAAHSETMLSLSNGHLGIRGTLDEGAPAALPGTYLAGFFETRPIPYAERGAGDPEIDQVLVNVTDGTRIALFVEGEPLDLRTGTLLEHERVLDLRAGMLVRTLRWRSPGGHEIAVRSRRLVSLARPEIAGIAYEAEAIGRPLRLTVASDLAVRALARRATDDPREGAVLPADTLVARCSEHERRRALLAHQTRRSGHVVAAGMDHELIAGDGFAETIEADGSLARWTLTGTAEARRPIRLAKLLAYHGAPDAEPGTLLATVRRSLDVGRALGFERLAAMQHAALDDVWAHADIELEGDAEVQHALRYALFQLHQNAACAEGHAIPAKGLTGPGYSGHTFWDTEMFVLPALSYCAPDHAENALRWRASTLPKAKAKARRLGLRGAAFAWRTIGGEECSGYLPAGTAAFHVNAAIAHAAARHAAVSGDERFEREVAAPLLVEIARMWASLGYHDDRRGGRFSIDGVTGPDEYSTLVDNNLYTNLMAQANLRAAAALVDRLGSEALGVEPGEVVAWRRAADAMTIPYDPELNIHLQDEDFTRHAPFDFAAVAPEQCPLLLHVPYFELYRRQVIKQPDLVLAMTVRGDAFTDEQKRRNFAYYEALTVRDSSLAAGTQAVMAAEVGDVQLAYDYLAEAILLDHHDTARNTADGLHLAALAGGWAAVINGLAGLREDADRLSFAPRLPDGIPRLAFPLTYRGRRLRVEITPSDAPYAIESGDAIEVTHWGDVLQVRPGQPAAARIAPAKPAPTLRQPPGRAPERRRPTSLS from the coding sequence ATGAGGCCGCAGCTCGAGCCGTGGGTCCACCGCGAAACCGGCTGGCCGCCGGACGACGCCGCGCACAGCGAGACGATGCTGTCGCTGAGCAACGGCCATCTCGGCATCAGGGGCACGCTCGACGAAGGTGCGCCTGCTGCGCTCCCGGGTACCTACCTCGCCGGATTCTTCGAGACGCGGCCGATCCCCTACGCCGAGCGCGGCGCCGGCGACCCTGAGATCGATCAGGTCCTCGTCAACGTCACTGACGGCACGCGCATCGCACTGTTCGTCGAGGGCGAGCCGCTGGATCTGCGGACAGGCACGCTTCTCGAGCACGAGCGCGTGCTCGACCTGCGGGCGGGCATGCTGGTGCGCACGCTGCGCTGGCGCTCGCCGGGCGGCCACGAGATCGCCGTTCGCAGCAGGCGGCTGGTCTCTCTCGCGCGGCCCGAGATCGCGGGGATCGCCTACGAGGCCGAGGCGATCGGACGCCCGCTGCGGCTAACCGTCGCGTCGGATCTCGCCGTGCGGGCTCTCGCGAGGCGGGCAACCGACGACCCCCGCGAGGGCGCCGTCCTGCCGGCCGACACGCTCGTCGCCCGCTGCAGCGAGCACGAGCGCCGGCGGGCGCTCCTCGCCCATCAGACACGACGCAGCGGTCACGTCGTCGCGGCCGGCATGGACCACGAGTTGATCGCGGGTGACGGGTTCGCCGAGACGATCGAAGCGGACGGCTCGCTGGCGCGGTGGACCTTGACGGGCACCGCGGAGGCGCGGCGCCCGATCCGGCTCGCGAAGCTGCTCGCCTATCACGGGGCGCCCGATGCCGAGCCCGGGACGCTGCTCGCCACCGTGCGGCGGAGCCTCGATGTCGGTCGCGCGCTCGGATTCGAGCGGCTCGCTGCGATGCAGCACGCTGCGCTCGACGATGTCTGGGCCCACGCCGATATCGAGCTCGAGGGCGACGCCGAGGTCCAGCACGCGTTGCGGTACGCGCTCTTCCAACTCCACCAGAACGCGGCGTGCGCCGAAGGCCACGCGATACCCGCGAAGGGCTTGACGGGGCCCGGTTACAGCGGACACACGTTCTGGGACACCGAGATGTTCGTGCTGCCGGCGCTGAGCTATTGCGCTCCAGACCACGCCGAGAACGCGCTGCGCTGGCGGGCCTCGACGCTTCCGAAGGCAAAGGCGAAGGCGCGCCGGCTCGGATTGCGCGGCGCCGCGTTCGCGTGGCGGACGATCGGCGGCGAGGAATGCTCCGGCTATCTCCCGGCGGGCACCGCCGCATTTCACGTCAACGCGGCGATCGCGCATGCCGCAGCGCGGCACGCCGCGGTGAGCGGCGACGAGCGCTTCGAGCGCGAGGTCGCCGCGCCACTGCTCGTCGAGATCGCACGGATGTGGGCCAGCCTGGGATACCACGACGACCGTCGCGGCGGGCGGTTCTCGATCGACGGCGTCACCGGACCCGACGAATACTCGACGCTCGTCGACAACAACCTCTACACCAACCTCATGGCGCAGGCCAACCTCCGAGCGGCCGCCGCGCTCGTCGACCGGCTCGGCTCGGAGGCACTCGGAGTGGAGCCCGGAGAGGTCGTCGCGTGGCGCCGCGCCGCCGATGCGATGACGATCCCGTACGACCCCGAGCTCAACATCCATCTCCAAGACGAGGACTTCACGCGCCACGCCCCGTTCGACTTCGCGGCGGTCGCGCCCGAGCAGTGCCCGCTGCTGTTGCATGTCCCGTACTTCGAGCTCTACCGCCGGCAGGTGATCAAGCAGCCCGATCTCGTGCTGGCGATGACGGTCCGCGGCGACGCGTTCACCGACGAGCAGAAGCGTCGCAACTTCGCCTACTACGAGGCGCTGACCGTCCGCGACTCCTCCCTGGCGGCCGGCACGCAGGCGGTCATGGCCGCCGAGGTCGGCGATGTGCAGCTCGCCTATGACTATCTCGCGGAGGCGATCCTCCTCGACCATCACGACACCGCCCGCAACACCGCCGACGGCCTCCACCTCGCCGCACTCGCCGGGGGTTGGGCCGCTGTGATCAACGGCCTCGCCGGGCTGCGCGAGGATGCCGACCGCCTGTCGTTCGCGCCGCGCCTGCCCGACGGCATCCCACGGCTGGCCTTCCCGTTGACGTATCGCGGGCGACGATTGCGTGTCGAGATCACGCCGAGCGACGCGCCCTATGCGATCGAGAGCGGCGACGCCATCGAGGTCACCCACTGGGGCGACGTGCTTCAGGTGCGGCCGGGGCAACCGGCGGCCGCGCGGATTGCACCCGCCAAGCCCGCACCGACGCTGCGCCAGCCCCCCGGCCGCGCGCCGGAGCGCCGCCGGCCGACCTCGCTTTCCTGA
- a CDS encoding metal-sensing transcriptional repressor, with protein MVDDGRPTRDVVTQIRAVGAALDAVGLSLVERDARQRFEDSATSPEAVDALVADLAHLMGR; from the coding sequence ATGGTCGACGACGGCCGTCCGACCCGGGATGTCGTCACGCAGATCCGCGCCGTGGGCGCCGCGCTCGACGCCGTCGGCTTGAGCCTGGTCGAACGAGACGCTCGTCAGCGCTTCGAGGACTCGGCGACGAGCCCCGAGGCGGTCGATGCGCTCGTCGCCGACCTCGCGCATCTCATGGGGCGATAG
- a CDS encoding F510_1955 family glycosylhydrolase, with protein MARRLTAMLCLALTAAWVGACGGDDADPEAASTRVGDPGPVHVHGLGVNPSDDALYIAAHTGLFRLPDGAERATRVGDRWQDTMGFTVVGPDRFLASGHPDGREDLPPFLGLIASTDAGGTWQPVSLLGEKDFHVLEAFDDRVWGFGSDFRTRREQLLVSRDGGRTWSERRTPQPLASLALDPDDPAKAIASGANALYATGDEGRSWQRIDSDAGLLAWPAADRLFRAASDGSVAVSRDRGAHWQRVGEIPGEPAAFEAAGGELFAALHDGTIVRSVDGGRSWSVRLAPAG; from the coding sequence ATGGCTCGTCGGCTCACCGCCATGTTGTGCCTCGCCCTGACCGCTGCGTGGGTCGGAGCGTGTGGCGGCGACGATGCGGACCCCGAGGCTGCGTCTACAAGGGTCGGCGATCCTGGCCCGGTTCACGTCCACGGACTCGGCGTGAATCCGAGCGACGATGCGCTCTACATCGCGGCACACACCGGGCTGTTCCGGCTCCCCGACGGAGCCGAGCGCGCCACTCGCGTCGGCGATCGCTGGCAGGACACGATGGGCTTCACGGTCGTCGGACCCGACCGCTTCCTCGCCTCCGGCCACCCGGACGGCCGCGAGGACCTGCCGCCATTCCTCGGCCTGATCGCCTCCACCGACGCCGGCGGGACCTGGCAGCCCGTCTCCCTACTCGGCGAGAAGGACTTCCACGTCCTCGAGGCCTTCGACGATCGCGTCTGGGGTTTCGGGTCGGACTTCCGCACGCGGCGGGAACAGCTGCTGGTCAGCCGGGATGGCGGAAGGACGTGGAGTGAACGACGGACGCCGCAGCCGCTCGCCTCGCTCGCTCTCGACCCCGACGACCCGGCCAAAGCGATTGCCAGTGGCGCGAACGCGCTATACGCAACAGGCGATGAGGGCCGCTCCTGGCAGCGGATCGACAGCGACGCCGGGTTGCTTGCCTGGCCGGCGGCCGACAGGCTTTTCCGGGCGGCATCCGACGGTTCGGTAGCGGTAAGCCGCGATCGCGGCGCACACTGGCAGCGGGTCGGCGAGATACCAGGGGAGCCGGCGGCCTTCGAGGCGGCCGGCGGGGAACTCTTCGCCGCCCTGCACGACGGGACGATCGTCCGCTCCGTCGACGGCGGACGGTCGTGGTCGGTCCGCCTCGCACCAGCGGGCTGA
- a CDS encoding beta-phosphoglucomutase family hydrolase, producing MSAHLRLPARITACLFDLDGVLTRTAEVHAAAWKQTFDAFLRRRGAGELARPFDADRDYGEYVDGRPRVDGVRAFLDARGITLPEGTPEDAASAETVHGLARRKNELVRALIASDGVKAYEGSVRFLAAARDAGLACALVTSSENATAVVDAAGLAHMFAATVDSTVAHTLGLAGKPAPDVFLEAARRLGVEPADAAVFEDALAGVAAGRAGAFGLVVGVDRVGRGAELRATGADIVVDDLAELLSER from the coding sequence GTGAGCGCACACTTGCGGCTCCCCGCGCGCATCACCGCGTGCTTGTTCGACCTCGACGGAGTACTGACGCGCACAGCGGAGGTGCATGCAGCGGCCTGGAAGCAGACCTTCGACGCGTTCCTGCGCCGGCGCGGTGCAGGCGAGTTGGCGCGACCTTTCGACGCGGATCGCGACTACGGCGAATACGTCGACGGCCGGCCGCGCGTCGACGGGGTCCGTGCCTTTCTTGACGCACGCGGGATCACGCTTCCGGAGGGAACCCCCGAGGACGCCGCATCAGCAGAGACCGTCCACGGCCTGGCCAGGCGTAAGAACGAGCTGGTACGCGCGCTGATCGCAAGCGACGGCGTGAAGGCCTACGAGGGCTCCGTGCGGTTCCTGGCCGCCGCGCGAGACGCCGGGCTGGCATGCGCGCTCGTGACGTCGAGCGAGAATGCGACCGCCGTGGTTGACGCTGCCGGACTGGCACACATGTTCGCTGCCACCGTGGACAGCACAGTCGCGCACACGCTCGGACTCGCCGGCAAGCCCGCCCCTGACGTCTTCCTCGAGGCCGCACGCCGACTTGGGGTCGAGCCGGCGGACGCGGCCGTCTTCGAGGATGCGCTGGCCGGCGTCGCCGCCGGTCGTGCTGGCGCCTTCGGGCTCGTCGTCGGCGTCGACCGCGTGGGCCGCGGCGCGGAGTTGCGCGCTACAGGCGCCGACATCGTCGTCGACGATCTCGCCGAGCTCCTCAGCGAGAGATGA
- a CDS encoding ABC transporter ATP-binding protein, with the protein MEERPPGTVLRVRDVTKSFRRGIRPFRRTTEVLKGASFDVRSGELVGLVGENGSGKSTLLQIIVGLLRRDGGTVERPGRLGYCPQLPMLWDKLTVDEHFALFAHAYGLGLEDRERAVVPLLEDLRFGRYRGYRVEELSGGTRQKLNLALALMHEPDLLLLDEPYAGFDWETYLRFWDIAEQRRDVGMGILIVSHFLAERERLDRVYTLVDGRTVE; encoded by the coding sequence ATGGAGGAGCGGCCGCCTGGCACGGTATTGCGTGTACGCGACGTGACGAAGTCGTTCCGGCGCGGGATCCGGCCCTTCCGGCGCACGACCGAGGTGCTCAAAGGCGCCAGCTTCGACGTGCGCTCGGGCGAGCTCGTCGGGCTGGTCGGCGAGAACGGCTCCGGCAAGAGCACGCTGCTCCAGATCATCGTCGGCCTGCTCCGCCGCGACGGCGGGACCGTTGAGCGGCCTGGGCGGCTCGGGTACTGCCCGCAGCTGCCGATGCTCTGGGACAAGCTCACGGTCGACGAGCACTTCGCGCTGTTTGCCCACGCCTACGGCCTGGGCCTGGAGGACCGCGAGCGCGCCGTAGTGCCACTGCTCGAGGATCTGCGGTTCGGACGCTACCGCGGATACCGCGTCGAGGAGCTCTCCGGCGGCACGCGCCAGAAGCTCAACCTGGCGCTCGCATTGATGCACGAGCCAGACCTGCTCCTGCTGGACGAACCGTATGCCGGCTTCGACTGGGAGACGTACCTACGGTTCTGGGACATCGCCGAACAGCGCCGTGATGTGGGCATGGGCATCCTGATCGTCTCGCACTTCCTGGCCGAGCGGGAGCGGCTCGATCGCGTCTACACGCTGGTCGACGGGAGGACGGTCGAGTGA
- a CDS encoding SHOCT domain-containing protein, with protein sequence MQTGELGGAVAMVIADWDGHHGWDDGCWIVMGIGMIVFWALVILGIVWAVRTLSSGQGSAASNRPEPTAIEVLERRLAEGEISVEEYEQRRDVLTRDASKAS encoded by the coding sequence ATGCAGACAGGTGAACTCGGCGGCGCTGTTGCGATGGTGATCGCCGACTGGGACGGCCACCACGGTTGGGACGACGGATGTTGGATCGTGATGGGAATCGGCATGATCGTCTTCTGGGCGCTCGTGATCCTCGGCATCGTCTGGGCCGTTCGGACGCTGTCCAGCGGACAGGGCAGCGCAGCATCGAACCGGCCGGAGCCGACGGCGATCGAGGTGCTCGAGCGGCGACTCGCCGAGGGCGAGATCTCGGTCGAGGAGTACGAACAGCGCCGGGACGTGCTCACGCGTGATGCCTCTAAAGCCTCCTAG
- a CDS encoding phosphoketolase family protein, with product MNEFEPSSPSAALTDEELRRVDGWWRAANYLSVGQIYLLDNPLLREPLRIEHIKPRLLGHWGTTPGLNFVYAHLNRAIKRHDLDAIYVTGPGHGGPALVASTYLEGTYSEVYPHISHDEEGLRHLFRQFSFPGGIPSHVAPETPGSINEGGELGYSLIHAYGAAFDNPDLLVCCVVGDGEAETGPLAAGWQANKFVDPARDGAVLPVLHLNGYKIANPTVLARIPRDELRALLEGFGHRPWFVEGSEPSDVHQTMATALDEAVCEIRRIQAEARAGHEAARVRWPMIVLVTPKGWTGPKEVDGRPAEGSFRSHQVPLADLAKRPEHLAQLEDWLRSYKPEELFDESGAVRPEITALAPEGDRRMGANPHANGGLLLRDLDRPDFRDYAVDLKAPATTSSEATRVLGGFLRDVVASNDDRFRIFGPDETVSNRLGAVFETTDRQWNAPRLVTDDHLAPSGRVVEVLSEHLCEGWLEGYLLTGRHGIFNCYEAFIHIVDAMFNQHAKWLKVTREIPWRRPIASLNYLLTSHVWRQDHNGFSHQDPGFIDHVVNKKAEIIRVYLPPDANCLLSVADHCLRSRNYVNVIVAGKQPSLNYLTMDEAIAHCTRGIGTWEWASNDGGQAPDVVLACAGDIPTLETVSAAAILRDVLPDVKVRVVNVVDLMRLQDAREHPHGLPDAEFDALFTADRPVIFAYHGYPWLIHRLTYRRTNHPNLHVRGYKEEGTTTTPFDMVMLNDMDRFHLVIDVIDRVPGLGARAAHVRQQMADERLRHRAYTRDVGDDMPDVRDWTWPAEDRAAPEPEPVRGLPG from the coding sequence GGCAGATCTACCTGCTCGACAACCCGCTCCTCCGCGAGCCGCTGCGCATCGAGCACATCAAGCCACGGCTGCTCGGCCACTGGGGCACCACGCCCGGGCTCAACTTCGTCTACGCACACCTGAACCGGGCGATCAAGCGTCACGACCTGGACGCGATCTATGTCACCGGGCCGGGACATGGGGGGCCGGCGCTCGTGGCGAGTACCTACCTGGAAGGCACCTACAGCGAGGTCTATCCCCACATCAGCCACGACGAGGAGGGGCTACGCCACCTGTTCCGCCAGTTCTCGTTCCCCGGCGGCATCCCCAGCCATGTCGCACCCGAGACCCCCGGCTCGATCAACGAGGGCGGCGAGCTCGGCTACTCGCTGATCCACGCCTACGGCGCGGCGTTCGACAACCCCGACCTGCTGGTGTGCTGCGTCGTCGGCGATGGCGAGGCCGAGACCGGGCCGCTCGCCGCCGGCTGGCAGGCCAACAAGTTCGTCGACCCCGCCCGTGACGGTGCCGTCCTGCCGGTGCTGCATCTGAACGGCTACAAGATCGCCAACCCCACCGTCCTCGCACGCATCCCTCGCGACGAACTACGAGCCCTGCTCGAGGGCTTCGGACACCGGCCGTGGTTCGTGGAGGGCTCGGAACCGTCCGACGTCCACCAGACGATGGCCACCGCGCTCGACGAGGCGGTGTGCGAAATCCGGCGTATCCAAGCTGAAGCCCGCGCGGGGCACGAAGCCGCGCGAGTCCGGTGGCCGATGATCGTCCTCGTCACGCCGAAGGGCTGGACAGGTCCGAAGGAGGTCGACGGACGGCCGGCCGAGGGCTCGTTCCGCTCGCACCAGGTACCGCTCGCCGACCTCGCCAAGCGACCGGAGCACCTCGCCCAGCTCGAGGATTGGCTCCGCTCGTACAAGCCTGAGGAGTTGTTCGACGAGAGCGGCGCCGTGCGACCTGAGATCACCGCGCTGGCGCCCGAGGGCGACCGGCGGATGGGCGCCAACCCGCACGCCAACGGCGGGCTGCTGTTGCGGGATCTCGACCGGCCCGACTTCCGCGACTACGCGGTCGACCTCAAAGCGCCGGCGACGACGTCAAGTGAGGCCACCCGCGTGCTCGGCGGCTTCCTCCGCGATGTGGTAGCGAGCAACGACGACCGGTTCCGGATCTTCGGCCCCGACGAGACCGTCTCGAACCGCCTCGGAGCGGTTTTCGAGACCACCGACCGCCAGTGGAATGCTCCGCGCCTTGTGACCGACGACCATCTCGCGCCGTCCGGGCGTGTCGTCGAGGTGCTGTCGGAGCACCTTTGTGAAGGCTGGCTGGAGGGGTATCTGCTCACCGGGCGCCACGGCATCTTCAACTGCTACGAGGCGTTCATCCACATCGTCGACGCGATGTTCAACCAGCACGCGAAGTGGCTGAAGGTGACACGCGAGATCCCCTGGCGTCGCCCGATCGCCTCGCTGAACTACCTGCTCACGTCTCACGTCTGGCGCCAGGACCACAACGGCTTCTCGCACCAGGACCCGGGCTTCATCGACCACGTCGTCAACAAGAAGGCCGAGATCATCCGGGTCTACCTCCCGCCCGACGCGAACTGCCTGCTCTCTGTCGCCGACCACTGCCTGCGCAGCCGGAACTACGTCAACGTGATCGTCGCGGGCAAACAGCCGTCGCTCAACTACCTGACGATGGACGAAGCGATCGCGCACTGCACCCGTGGGATCGGCACGTGGGAGTGGGCAAGCAACGACGGCGGACAGGCGCCTGACGTCGTGCTCGCGTGCGCGGGCGACATCCCGACCCTCGAGACCGTCTCGGCGGCCGCGATCCTGCGTGACGTCCTGCCCGACGTCAAGGTCCGCGTCGTCAACGTCGTCGACCTGATGCGCCTCCAAGACGCACGCGAGCACCCGCACGGCCTCCCCGACGCCGAGTTCGACGCGCTCTTCACGGCCGACCGGCCGGTGATCTTCGCCTACCACGGCTACCCCTGGCTGATCCACCGCCTGACGTACCGGCGCACCAACCACCCCAACCTCCACGTGCGCGGTTACAAGGAGGAGGGCACCACGACGACGCCATTCGACATGGTGATGCTCAACGACATGGATCGCTTCCACCTCGTCATCGACGTGATCGACCGCGTCCCCGGCCTCGGCGCACGTGCGGCGCACGTGCGCCAGCAGATGGCCGACGAGCGTCTCCGCCACCGGGCATACACCCGGGATGTGGGTGACGACATGCCAGACGTGCGAGACTGGACCTGGCCGGCCGAGGACCGAGCCGCGCCCGAGCCCGAGCCCGTCCGCGGCCTCCCCGGATAG